From Novosphingobium decolorationis, one genomic window encodes:
- the hemW gene encoding radical SAM family heme chaperone HemW — protein MARALYIHWPFCLAKCPYCDFNSHVRDRVDNDAMEAAMLADMRHEHALAGREPLHSIFFGGGTPSLMPPALVERLLREAQDLWGFAPDIEITLEGNPSSIEAANYAALASCGINRVSLGLQALDNETLRFLGRLHDVSEGLKALEVAQAQFARVSFDLIYARPGQSLEQWDAELARALGFGTGHLSLYQLTIEPGTKFETMVRKGDFTPLDEDACADMFALTRERTAAAGLPAYEISNHARPGEESRHNLTYWRYEDYCGIGPGAHGRRANAATVRHRKPENWLNAFASSDHGIVEERALAVPEQASEAMLMGLRLREGIDLAHLAQRFGLPASALCHADKATFYERQGLVWQDGSRMGVTEAGMPLLDGLLAEIVPEDLVAV, from the coding sequence ATGGCGCGCGCACTCTACATCCACTGGCCGTTCTGCCTCGCAAAGTGCCCTTATTGCGACTTCAACAGCCATGTCCGCGACCGCGTGGACAATGACGCGATGGAAGCCGCGATGCTGGCCGACATGCGCCACGAACATGCCCTTGCCGGTCGCGAGCCGCTTCATTCCATATTCTTTGGCGGCGGCACGCCCTCGCTGATGCCCCCTGCCCTTGTCGAGCGGCTGCTGCGCGAGGCGCAGGATCTCTGGGGCTTTGCCCCGGACATCGAGATCACGCTGGAGGGCAACCCCTCCTCGATCGAGGCGGCGAACTACGCCGCGCTTGCCAGTTGCGGGATCAACCGTGTGTCGCTCGGCCTCCAGGCGCTCGACAACGAAACGTTGCGCTTCCTGGGGCGCCTCCACGATGTCTCGGAGGGCTTGAAGGCGCTCGAAGTCGCGCAGGCCCAGTTTGCCCGGGTGAGCTTCGACCTGATCTACGCGCGCCCCGGCCAGTCCCTAGAGCAGTGGGACGCTGAGTTGGCACGTGCGCTTGGCTTTGGCACCGGGCACCTCTCGCTCTACCAGCTCACCATCGAGCCGGGCACGAAGTTCGAGACGATGGTCCGCAAGGGCGATTTCACGCCGCTGGACGAAGACGCCTGCGCCGACATGTTCGCCCTTACGCGGGAGCGTACGGCAGCGGCAGGCCTTCCCGCTTACGAGATCAGCAACCACGCCCGCCCGGGCGAGGAAAGTCGCCACAACCTCACCTATTGGCGGTATGAGGATTATTGCGGGATCGGCCCCGGCGCGCACGGCCGGCGCGCGAACGCCGCGACGGTCCGCCACCGCAAGCCGGAAAACTGGCTCAACGCCTTTGCTAGCTCCGACCATGGCATCGTCGAGGAGCGCGCACTTGCGGTGCCCGAACAGGCCTCCGAAGCCATGTTGATGGGCCTGCGCCTGCGCGAAGGGATCGACCTTGCCCATCTCGCCCAGCGTTTCGGCCTTCCGGCCAGCGCCTTGTGCCATGCCGACAAGGCCACGTTCTACGAACGGCAGGGGCTCGTGTGGCAGGACGGCAGCCGGATGGGCGTGACAGAGGCGGGCATGCCACTCCTCGACGGGCTCCTCGCCGAGATCGTTCCCGAAGACCTGGTGGCGGTGTGA
- the rdgB gene encoding RdgB/HAM1 family non-canonical purine NTP pyrophosphatase: protein MTRKLQGGKLVIATHNAGKLKEIGALLAPYGLECVSAGQLGLPEPEETGTTFAENALIKAHAAAKAAQLPALSDDSGLSVTALDGRPGVYTADWAERQWFEGEPGRDWFMAMGKVEGLLAEKGPDADRSCWFSCTLAIAWPDGEEVVYEGRVNGTFSWPPRGRVGFGYDPVFVPEGKTVTFAEMEPADKQAMSHRADAFAKLVAEQFGS from the coding sequence ATGACCCGCAAGCTCCAGGGCGGAAAGCTCGTCATTGCCACGCACAATGCGGGCAAGCTGAAGGAAATCGGCGCCCTCCTCGCGCCCTATGGCCTTGAATGCGTCTCGGCGGGCCAGCTTGGCCTGCCCGAGCCGGAAGAGACCGGCACGACCTTTGCCGAGAACGCGCTCATCAAGGCGCACGCGGCGGCCAAGGCCGCGCAGCTTCCGGCACTTTCGGATGACAGCGGCCTCTCGGTCACCGCGCTCGATGGACGTCCCGGCGTCTACACCGCGGACTGGGCCGAGCGGCAGTGGTTTGAAGGCGAACCGGGGCGCGACTGGTTCATGGCGATGGGTAAGGTCGAGGGCCTGCTCGCCGAAAAGGGCCCCGATGCCGACCGCTCCTGCTGGTTCTCCTGCACGCTCGCGATTGCCTGGCCCGATGGCGAGGAAGTGGTCTACGAAGGCCGCGTCAATGGCACCTTCTCCTGGCCTCCGCGCGGCCGTGTCGGCTTCGGCTATGACCCGGTGTTCGTGCCCGAGGGCAAGACCGTGACCTTCGCCGAGATGGAACCGGCCGACAAGCAGGCGATGAGCCACCGCGCCGATGCCTTTGCCAAGCTGGTCGCGGAGCAGTTCGGCAGCTAA
- the rph gene encoding ribonuclease PH — protein sequence MRPSGRASDEMRTIDIQTGFTKHAEGSVLISFGDTRVLVTASVEEKVPPFLRGKGEGWVTGEYSMLPRATHTRGSREAAKGKQSGRTQEIQRLIGRSLRAVVDMKKLGERQIVLDCDVLQADGGTRTASISGAWVALRLAVDKLMAEGKIKEDPIEGRVAAISCGICEGTPVLDLDYIEDSSADADANFVLIEGGKIAEVQATAEGATYDEEGLLRLLRLAKIGCDQIFAAQAKAVGK from the coding sequence ATGCGTCCTTCCGGCCGTGCATCCGACGAGATGCGCACCATCGACATCCAGACCGGTTTCACCAAGCACGCCGAGGGCTCCGTGCTGATTTCCTTCGGCGACACCCGCGTGCTGGTCACCGCTTCGGTCGAGGAAAAGGTCCCGCCGTTCCTGCGCGGCAAGGGTGAAGGCTGGGTCACGGGCGAATATTCGATGCTGCCGCGCGCCACGCACACCCGTGGCAGCCGCGAAGCCGCCAAGGGCAAGCAGTCGGGCCGCACGCAGGAAATCCAGCGCCTGATCGGCCGCTCCTTGCGCGCCGTCGTCGACATGAAGAAGCTGGGTGAGCGTCAGATTGTGCTCGACTGCGACGTGCTCCAGGCCGACGGCGGCACCCGCACCGCCTCGATCTCGGGTGCCTGGGTGGCGCTGCGCCTTGCCGTCGACAAGCTGATGGCCGAAGGCAAGATCAAGGAAGATCCCATCGAGGGCCGTGTCGCCGCTATTTCCTGCGGCATCTGCGAGGGCACCCCGGTGCTGGATCTGGACTACATCGAGGACAGCTCGGCCGATGCCGATGCCAACTTCGTCCTGATCGAAGGTGGCAAGATCGCCGAAGTCCAGGCCACCGCCGAAGGCGCGACGTATGACGAGGAAGGCCTCCTGCGCCTGCTGCGCCTCGCCAAGATCGGCTGCGACCAGATCTTCGCCGCACAGGCCAAGGCCGTCGGCAAGTAA
- the hrcA gene encoding heat-inducible transcriptional repressor HrcA has product MPTPPITELTTRAREIFRLVVEGYLDTGTPVGSKALAGAGGVNLSPASIRSVLADLESLGLLAAPHTSAGRLPTEAGLRLFVDGIMQMAEPSIEERQAIERGLSAPGPIEAALEATSSLLSNLTSSAGLVMVPRREPRLSHLQLVPLAPGRALAVVVGDDGAVENRVVDLPDDLTQGSLEQASNFISAHLKGRTFGEATRLMQAEITSGKAELDAASRELVERGIAVWSEDALERPVLIVRGQANLLDESTLSDLERVRSLLDDLENKQSVAELLESAREARSTRIFIGSENRLFALSGSSVIASPYRDRDGKVVGVVGVIGPTRLNYARVVPMVDFTARSLGKLIG; this is encoded by the coding sequence ATGCCCACACCGCCCATCACCGAACTGACCACCCGCGCCCGCGAGATCTTCCGCCTTGTCGTGGAGGGCTATCTCGATACCGGAACCCCGGTCGGCTCCAAGGCGCTGGCCGGGGCCGGGGGCGTCAATCTCTCGCCCGCCTCGATCCGCTCGGTCCTTGCAGACCTTGAATCACTGGGCCTTCTGGCCGCGCCGCACACGAGCGCGGGACGCTTGCCGACCGAAGCCGGCCTGCGGCTGTTCGTCGATGGCATCATGCAGATGGCCGAGCCCAGCATCGAGGAGCGCCAGGCGATCGAGCGCGGGCTTTCGGCGCCTGGGCCCATCGAGGCGGCGCTGGAGGCAACGAGCTCGCTTCTCTCCAACCTGACGTCGAGTGCAGGCTTGGTGATGGTTCCGCGCCGTGAGCCGCGCCTCAGCCACTTGCAACTCGTGCCGCTGGCGCCAGGCCGGGCGCTGGCGGTCGTTGTCGGGGACGATGGCGCGGTCGAGAACCGCGTGGTGGACCTTCCCGACGACCTGACGCAGGGCAGCCTGGAGCAGGCCTCCAACTTCATCAGTGCGCATCTGAAGGGGCGCACCTTCGGGGAGGCGACACGGCTGATGCAGGCCGAGATCACCTCGGGGAAGGCGGAACTGGATGCGGCGAGCCGCGAACTGGTCGAGCGCGGGATCGCGGTGTGGAGCGAGGACGCGCTGGAGCGTCCGGTTCTGATCGTGCGCGGGCAGGCAAACCTCCTCGACGAAAGCACGCTTTCGGACCTGGAGCGTGTCCGCTCGCTCCTCGATGACCTTGAAAACAAGCAGTCGGTTGCCGAACTGCTGGAAAGTGCGCGTGAAGCGCGCTCGACCCGCATCTTCATCGGCTCGGAAAATCGCCTCTTTGCGCTTTCCGGGTCCTCGGTGATCGCCTCGCCCTATCGTGATCGCGACGGCAAGGTGGTCGGCGTGGTGGGGGTTATCGGTCCGACGCGGTTGAATTACGCGCGGGTCGTCCCCATGGTGGACTTCACTGCCCGAAGTCTGGGCAAGCTTATCGGATAG
- the grpE gene encoding nucleotide exchange factor GrpE, with the protein MTDDKTQPPVDQEVAKELDGVPEEMLDNSEANGDGVEDELARLREELETVKQEALYARAETQNVRRRLEKDIADARNYSATSFAREILSVSDNLARALSAIPADQREDEKMKNIVTGIEATNREIDKVFTNHGITRIAAMGLPLDPNQHQAMIEVPSADAEPGTVVQELQAGYMIKDRLLRPAMVAVAKKPD; encoded by the coding sequence ATGACTGACGACAAGACTCAGCCGCCGGTTGACCAGGAAGTGGCCAAGGAACTGGACGGCGTGCCCGAAGAGATGCTCGACAACAGCGAAGCGAACGGTGACGGCGTGGAAGACGAACTTGCCAGGTTGCGTGAAGAGCTGGAAACGGTGAAGCAGGAAGCGCTCTACGCGCGTGCCGAGACGCAGAACGTGCGTCGCCGTCTGGAGAAGGACATCGCGGACGCCCGCAACTACTCCGCCACCAGCTTTGCGCGTGAGATCCTCTCGGTCTCCGACAACCTCGCCCGTGCGCTTTCGGCCATTCCCGCCGACCAGCGCGAGGACGAGAAGATGAAGAACATCGTCACCGGTATCGAGGCGACCAACCGCGAGATCGACAAGGTGTTCACCAACCACGGCATCACCCGCATCGCGGCAATGGGCCTCCCGCTCGACCCCAACCAGCACCAGGCGATGATCGAGGTTCCCTCAGCCGACGCCGAGCCGGGTACGGTCGTGCAGGAACTCCAGGCTGGATACATGATCAAGGATCGTCTGCTGCGTCCGGCCATGGTGGCCGTGGCCAAGAAGCCGGACTGA
- a CDS encoding YMGG-like glycine zipper-containing protein, which produces MRAYSKLILPVMAAGAFTMAGCASNYTGEGAAAGGAVGAGIGALAGGDVGTGAAIGAAAGAAAGSQVDKDRGCYRRDRSGDRYWDDDC; this is translated from the coding sequence ATGCGGGCGTACAGCAAGCTCATTCTGCCGGTAATGGCAGCAGGCGCATTCACGATGGCGGGTTGCGCCAGCAACTACACCGGCGAAGGAGCTGCTGCGGGCGGCGCGGTGGGCGCGGGCATCGGCGCTCTCGCGGGCGGCGATGTCGGCACGGGCGCGGCCATTGGTGCAGCCGCGGGCGCCGCGGCGGGTTCGCAGGTCGACAAGGACCGTGGCTGCTATCGCCGTGACCGCTCGGGTGACCGCTACTGGGACGACGATTGCTGA
- a CDS encoding vgr related protein, with protein MGGSRALTRGEIALARSIFGEAISYDEVRIKRTKWFPLQPRSTVMAPCGHIHFHPACEIYRDDFACGDLALEGLFIHEMTHVWQAQTRGRLFLPTRRHPFCRYHYALRPGWTLERYGLEQQAEIVRHAFLLQRGVVLAGAPPLASYRAILPFQPA; from the coding sequence GTGGGCGGGTCGCGTGCCCTGACGCGGGGCGAAATCGCACTTGCCCGGAGTATCTTCGGCGAGGCGATTTCCTATGACGAGGTGCGGATCAAGCGTACGAAGTGGTTTCCGCTGCAGCCCCGCTCAACGGTCATGGCGCCCTGCGGGCATATCCACTTCCATCCCGCCTGCGAGATCTACCGCGATGATTTCGCCTGCGGTGACCTCGCCCTGGAAGGCTTGTTCATCCACGAGATGACCCATGTCTGGCAGGCGCAGACGCGCGGGCGCCTGTTCCTGCCGACCCGGCGCCATCCCTTCTGTCGCTATCACTATGCCTTGAGACCGGGCTGGACGCTCGAGCGCTATGGACTTGAGCAGCAGGCCGAGATCGTGCGGCACGCGTTCCTGCTTCAACGCGGCGTGGTGCTGGCCGGGGCTCCGCCTCTTGCCTCCTACCGGGCGATCCTGCCGTTCCAGCCCGCCTGA
- a CDS encoding copper chaperone PCu(A)C produces the protein MFTRKNAAFSALSLGLLALAGCQQSAEPDAQGSASAPAEALGPDAKPGTSGEAGRMILPVVADRPAAVYFTFTNASDEPVALAAIHIAGANSAEMHKTEGGQMRAVERVAVDAGKSVAFAPGGLHVMAFDLDDSLKSGGTTEMTITFEGGDKLSMPLVIEKMGAGMHADATMDHGAMDHDAMGGMEH, from the coding sequence ATGTTCACTCGCAAAAACGCCGCCTTTTCCGCCCTGTCGCTGGGCCTTCTCGCACTTGCGGGATGCCAGCAGTCGGCAGAACCCGACGCGCAAGGCTCCGCCTCTGCGCCTGCCGAAGCACTGGGCCCCGACGCCAAACCCGGCACCAGCGGCGAGGCGGGTCGGATGATCCTGCCCGTCGTCGCGGATCGTCCCGCGGCGGTCTATTTCACCTTCACCAACGCCAGCGATGAACCCGTCGCGCTCGCCGCGATCCATATCGCGGGCGCCAACAGCGCCGAGATGCACAAGACCGAAGGGGGACAGATGCGCGCGGTTGAGCGCGTGGCGGTTGATGCGGGCAAAAGCGTCGCGTTCGCGCCCGGCGGCCTGCACGTCATGGCCTTCGATCTCGACGACAGCCTGAAGAGCGGCGGCACGACCGAGATGACCATCACGTTCGAGGGCGGCGACAAGCTTTCCATGCCGCTGGTCATCGAGAAGATGGGCGCAGGCATGCACGCCGATGCAACCATGGATCACGGCGCGATGGACCATGACGCCATGGGCGGGATGGAGCACTGA
- the dnaK gene encoding molecular chaperone DnaK, with translation MGKVIGIDLGTTNSCVAVMDGGKPKVIENSEGARTTPSIVAFTKDGERLIGQPAKRQAVTNGDNTIFAVKRLIGRRFDDPVTKKDTELVPYTIVKGKNGDAWVQAGGEDYSPSQVSAFTLQKMKETAESYLGETVTQAVITVPAYFNDAQRQATKDAGQIAGLEVLRIINEPTAAALAYGLDKNDGKTIAVYDLGGGTFDVSILEIGDGVFEVKSTNGDTFLGGEDFDTKLVEWLADKFKAKENMDLRTDKLALQRLKEAAEKAKIELSSTASTEVNLPFITARMEGGATTPLHLVETVTRSDLEKMVADLIKRTLEPCKKALADAGVSASEIDDVVLVGGMTRMPKVREVVKDFFGKDPHTGVNPDEVVAMGAAIQAGVLQGDVKDVLLLDVTPLSLGIETLGGIMTKMIDRNTTIPTKKSQVYSTAEDNQQAVTIRVFQGEREMAQDNKLLGQFDLVGIPPARRGVPQIEVTFDIDANGIVNVSAKDKGTGKEQQIRIQASGGLSDADIDQMVKDAEKFADEDKKRRESAEARNNGESLVHATEQQLAENGDKIDAGLKEEVEAAIAAAKSALESDDAAEITAKTEALTQVAMKMGQAIYEKEQAAGGAEGGEAPKADDDVVDAEFSEVDENNKG, from the coding sequence ATGGGTAAAGTAATTGGTATCGACCTTGGCACCACCAACAGCTGCGTTGCGGTCATGGACGGTGGCAAGCCGAAGGTAATTGAAAACTCCGAGGGCGCGCGTACGACGCCGTCCATCGTCGCCTTCACCAAGGACGGCGAACGCCTGATCGGACAGCCGGCCAAGCGCCAGGCGGTCACGAACGGCGACAATACGATTTTCGCGGTGAAGCGCCTTATCGGCCGCCGCTTTGACGATCCGGTGACCAAGAAGGACACCGAGCTCGTCCCGTACACCATCGTCAAGGGCAAGAACGGCGACGCCTGGGTTCAGGCTGGCGGCGAAGACTACAGCCCGTCGCAGGTCTCCGCCTTCACGCTCCAGAAGATGAAGGAAACTGCTGAGAGTTATCTTGGCGAGACCGTGACGCAGGCCGTGATCACCGTGCCCGCCTACTTCAACGACGCGCAGCGCCAGGCGACCAAGGACGCCGGCCAGATCGCAGGTCTTGAAGTGCTGCGCATCATCAACGAGCCGACCGCGGCTGCGCTCGCCTATGGCCTCGACAAGAACGATGGCAAGACCATTGCCGTCTACGACCTTGGCGGCGGCACCTTCGACGTCTCGATCCTCGAGATCGGCGATGGCGTCTTCGAGGTGAAGTCGACCAACGGCGACACGTTCCTGGGCGGTGAAGACTTCGACACCAAGCTCGTCGAATGGCTGGCCGACAAGTTCAAGGCCAAGGAGAACATGGATCTCCGCACCGACAAGCTGGCCCTGCAGCGCCTGAAGGAAGCGGCTGAGAAGGCCAAGATCGAGCTGTCCTCGACGGCTTCGACCGAAGTCAACCTGCCCTTCATCACCGCGCGCATGGAAGGCGGCGCGACGACCCCGCTTCACCTGGTCGAGACGGTCACCCGTTCGGACCTGGAAAAGATGGTCGCCGACCTCATCAAGCGTACGCTCGAGCCCTGCAAGAAGGCGCTCGCCGATGCTGGCGTTTCGGCTTCGGAAATCGATGACGTCGTTCTCGTGGGCGGCATGACCCGCATGCCCAAGGTCCGCGAAGTCGTGAAGGACTTCTTCGGCAAGGACCCGCACACCGGCGTGAACCCGGACGAAGTGGTTGCCATGGGCGCCGCGATCCAGGCTGGCGTGCTTCAGGGCGACGTCAAGGACGTGCTGCTGCTCGACGTGACCCCGCTGTCGCTGGGCATCGAGACGCTGGGCGGCATCATGACCAAGATGATCGACCGCAACACGACGATCCCGACCAAGAAGAGCCAGGTCTACTCGACCGCCGAGGACAACCAGCAAGCGGTGACGATCCGCGTGTTCCAGGGCGAGCGCGAGATGGCGCAGGACAACAAGCTGCTCGGCCAGTTCGACCTCGTCGGCATTCCCCCGGCACGTCGCGGTGTTCCGCAGATCGAGGTGACCTTCGACATCGACGCCAACGGCATCGTGAACGTGTCCGCCAAGGACAAGGGCACGGGCAAGGAACAGCAGATCCGCATCCAGGCCTCGGGTGGTCTCTCGGACGCCGACATCGACCAGATGGTCAAGGACGCGGAAAAGTTCGCGGACGAGGACAAGAAGCGTCGTGAATCGGCCGAAGCCAGGAACAACGGTGAAAGCCTCGTTCACGCCACCGAGCAGCAGCTTGCCGAGAACGGCGACAAGATCGACGCCGGCCTGAAGGAAGAAGTCGAAGCCGCGATTGCCGCAGCCAAGTCCGCTCTGGAAAGCGACGATGCTGCCGAGATCACGGCCAAGACCGAAGCGCTGACTCAGGTTGCCATGAAGATGGGCCAGGCGATCTACGAGAAGGAACAGGCCGCTGGCGGCGCCGAGGGTGGCGAAGCCCCCAAGGCGGACGATGACGTGGTCGATGCCGAATTCTCGGAAGTCGACGAAAACAACAAGGGCTGA
- the dnaJ gene encoding molecular chaperone DnaJ yields the protein MSATEIDYYELLEVSRDADDKTIKSAYRRMAMRFHPDKNPGDAEAESRFKQCSEAYDVLKDPQKRAAYDRFGHAAFQQGMGGGGGHGGGGMGAEFGDIGDIFESIFGSAFGGGAGGGRQQARRGADLPFDMEISLEDAFKGRKTEITIEVSQPCEPCEGSGAEPGTGKRGCSMCNGHGKVRAQQGFFIVERTCPTCHGRGEVIEKPCRACGGEGRVDKPQTIEVDVPPGVDNGTRIRLAGKGEAGPFGAPPGDLYIFLHVKRHKVFEREGTTLLTRVPITFTTAALGGSIEIPGIDGEMIALDIPAGIQSGKQLRKRGAGMPVLQGRGRGDLVIEITVETPTRLSARQKEILRELQETETGDECPQSKGFFDRIKDAWSDLTD from the coding sequence GTGTCAGCAACCGAAATCGACTATTACGAACTTCTCGAAGTCTCGCGCGATGCCGACGACAAGACGATCAAGTCGGCCTACCGCCGGATGGCGATGCGCTTTCACCCGGACAAGAACCCGGGCGATGCCGAGGCCGAGTCCCGCTTCAAGCAGTGCAGCGAAGCTTATGACGTCCTGAAGGACCCGCAGAAGCGCGCAGCCTACGATCGCTTCGGCCACGCTGCGTTCCAGCAGGGCATGGGCGGCGGCGGTGGCCACGGCGGCGGCGGCATGGGCGCCGAATTCGGCGACATCGGCGACATCTTCGAATCCATTTTCGGCAGTGCCTTTGGTGGCGGTGCCGGAGGCGGGCGTCAGCAGGCGCGCCGGGGCGCGGATCTTCCCTTCGACATGGAGATCTCGCTCGAGGACGCGTTCAAGGGCCGCAAGACCGAGATCACCATCGAGGTGTCGCAGCCGTGCGAACCCTGCGAGGGTTCGGGCGCGGAGCCGGGCACCGGCAAGCGTGGCTGTTCGATGTGCAACGGGCACGGCAAGGTCCGTGCGCAGCAGGGCTTCTTCATCGTCGAGCGAACCTGCCCGACGTGCCATGGCCGCGGCGAAGTCATCGAGAAACCGTGCCGGGCCTGTGGCGGCGAAGGCCGCGTCGACAAGCCCCAGACGATCGAGGTGGACGTGCCCCCCGGCGTCGACAACGGCACGCGCATTCGCCTTGCCGGCAAGGGTGAAGCCGGGCCATTCGGGGCGCCTCCGGGTGACCTCTATATCTTCCTGCACGTCAAGCGCCACAAGGTGTTCGAGCGGGAGGGCACGACGCTGCTCACGCGCGTTCCGATCACCTTTACGACGGCGGCGCTGGGCGGTTCGATCGAAATCCCGGGCATCGACGGCGAGATGATCGCGCTCGACATTCCCGCCGGGATCCAGTCGGGCAAGCAGCTGCGCAAGCGCGGCGCGGGCATGCCCGTACTGCAGGGCCGTGGCCGCGGCGATCTCGTCATCGAGATCACTGTCGAGACCCCGACCCGCCTGAGTGCGCGCCAGAAGGAAATCCTGCGCGAACTGCAGGAAACCGAGACGGGCGACGAATGTCCCCAGTCCAAGGGCTTCTTCGACCGCATCAAGGATGCCTGGAGCGACCTCACCGACTGA